The Tenebrio molitor chromosome 5, icTenMoli1.1, whole genome shotgun sequence genome segment agcctttttggaaaacgttttgtaaaacaaataacacctACGAAGTATACTCAAAATAATGTAAGAAGTCCCATGGCAAAAATATGCACTAATGGACATTTATGGCAACggcttaaaaaatttaaagtaggAACATTCAAAACTACTTTATTTGACATCCGCTTTTCATTTCTGTTGCAAATCGAAACTTTTACTagctcaaaattttatttttaataaaattacacaTCCATTGTCACGTTTAACATGGAACTTCTTACATTATTTAGATTATAAATTGACAGTACCATTTGAccgtttgatttacctacttgattttttttacttgtttttgttcgttataaattttttttggttcgacactgtcagaatttgagaattttctcctatgtgaacggattttgataaatgtcacaacttgtcaaaacgaaacgtcaagctaattttaaacgatttggagcttttaaggggctcgtcgaaccaaaaaacgttctattcaactcgttcgtgtgtaaaatGGCCCAcacgtgccaaaaaaggcccaatttacacacaaactcgtcaaataaactactattttccaacttttttttttctcaaaaacttCCTTAtgtaagtgcttattcacaatggacaacAAGATTGAACCATTTTGTtataccgggtatcaaccaccaaacctggccataggcaaTACATtgcacatattaaaataatatatgagttgctatgaaacaTATTATTGTTTCGTCAAATTTGCCCAATAATTGAGCATAATACTGTTCTGTGATCGTTCTtcccttttccaaatttcaaaagtatttctactttctaagttacctacatcaaaagtttcctgatggcattgtttgtacggatgataattatagctgtcaatatgacattacacaataatatatttcgtagcaactcatatattattttaatatgtgtaatgtgcctatggccaggtttggtggttgatacccagtatgtaatacctaaataattaaaataatcagAGTAAAAAGGTACCTACTATTTGTGGGTATACCCACAATAATTAAATCatgtaattgttttttacGATAGTCTGTAACAACGCTATCCTAATACACTAAACACTAGAAAAAGTCAATTAATTGTATCACTGTAAAATCTTGTTTTCTAACACATCGAATCATCAGAaaagataaaactaaaattaaaactagAAAACATCCAAAAAATTATGCAGACATCGACCAGCTCTGTAGTTTTTAAATGACGGTTCCCACTGTTTTGCCCGTACCCAGCTGATCGCGGCTCTGCCCATCTCACTCTAGTGTTCATCGCAATACCTCTCACTCGTCTACCCATCTATGTAACTATAAGATCATTGGTAAGAGCATATAAACCAGCAaaagtaaatttcaaccaaattgTTTTAGCACCACCAATTTTCATTCATGTCTGTTGCCCGGGCGATGAAAACGACCTTGGAGATATGGCAGTGAGGCACGCCGCGGCGGTTGATTTATTCAAAAGACAATGCCCCGAAGGGGCATGTGTTGAAGAAGTCGTCCCCATTAGGGGACGAGGCAAACGCAAGTGTGCATGGAGAGTACGCTATAGGCGAGATATAAATCAAAGGTCTTTCCAAATCGGTGGCGAGCAGCTGGCAAGAAATATAATAAAGTTCCATCCAAATAATACAGAAATCTTGGAGAAAACAAGAGTTATGTATCCGCCATTCATAGAATTAGTATATTCGATCCTATGCGATTGCAATGTATCCCAAACTGCAAgtaggtcaattaaaaaatgtgattctGTTGTTAATGTAAAGGTGGAGGAAAATTTAGTTAATTTAAAGTTGGAGGAGGATCTCCAAGAATAAGGTTTTCATGATCAATTTGCCAACTGTTCTTAAGAATGTTATTATATGAATTTCAATGTTATACCTATCAACTATTACATTCTAGCTGTCAGTCggtaaacaggattttaaatttgattatgAAATGggcagaatttttattttattttttttatgtatagTGGGACGTTACCTAGGGCTAGGTACCTAATACAAGTGTTTAAGGATGAATTTTGTGTTTCAGGAAACTTTTGGGTGTCAAGACTCTTGAAGTAATAAagacaaatatttgttgaaaTATGTGTTAGATATTCATTTCTATTACAGCTTAAGTAGATTTTATAATTCATATACCTACTTTAAAAACAGGGGGTGTGATGTGTGAACTCGCTTTGCTGATAAGGTccttgtccgaatttgtttgGCTGAAACCGTATTCATTTTTGTGCTCAAGTGCCCCCAATAGAAAAACAGGGCgaaatctttgaaaaaatgttaatttttaaaatataccttaAAAACGACGGTGTTTTCACGACTTTTTCTGCTTTTCTGTTAACACTTGAAAATCGGGGGTGTTTTTCCTTAGAAGTGGACAGTGTGCATAGGGGGCCTTTCACTTTTTGAGTTACCTTGAAAATCAggttgttttttcttaaaaagatAGATTTTCCAGACGCCCTAATACAGGACGTCAAGAAAATTGATGTCAAAACAGTATTTATTAACGAACCGGGTTTGTATTCATTAATTATTGAGTTTCAAAAATGGGTTTACGATGGCTTTAAAAACGTGGGTGTTTTTCCTTAAAAGTTGGCAGTGTGCATAGGGGCCCTTATACTACTCTTCATGTCCTGCATCTGAAGTTCTCGAAAAGTGAAAAGTCGACTATGTTGTAACATATTTCTTGATGGGAGTTCTGGCAACGAAAATGTTATCGTTGTATTTATATTACATgggaaattattataatacaaCGTTCCGAGTTTAATCCACCTCTTAATTATGGCACGTAATCTAATCCTCGTGAATAATATATAAGATCATTGTTAAGTAATTAAAACAAGTCGCGCGGGGTCCTCTGCATTTCTAGCTGCTGTAGTATTCAGTTAAAAGTCTGCAAGTTTCCAGCATGCAAACTTGTGTGAATAACTGAATAGTTCCATACTTACATCGTGTCTATGCTTTGTATGTGGTTAAAGCTTTATGTCGGATATAAAGCTCATCCATAGTCTCTCCGAGTCGTACTCATTTCTGCACGCATCGTATTTATATTCCTTTTTACTAGTGTCGTTGCCTCATGGCAATTTAATGACACAGTCGTGGTTTACATCCACTATGGTGTGCTGATTTTATAATTAGGGCACTCGCTAGTCTGAACATACACTTGCACTTtgacaaagaaaattaaatgaatgcGATCCAAAATGCTTTCACGTCTAATTACTTCACTCCCTcgcattttcttttaatgctAACATACTAGATATGGCGGACGTGTCTTTTTAcacgagtgataataaaaGGACGTTAATTAACAAATAAGCCAGAGCAATCTGCAcacttttatttctttttaaaatctcCACTCATTAGCATATAACATCcggataataaaataataaaacccaACAGGGTGTGCTGCAGTGTCAGTATCCAGAAGGCCAACAAGTAGGTTGTTCGATCACAATATTTCGTTCCTTGTTCCTCCACGTAATTTGGTTGGTATTCCTTATAAACCCAGTAAGTGCctgaaaatttaagaaaattaaaatgtatgtaaGTGTGATTTAATACagcatttttataaactaccAATTCGCATTAAGCTGTTTTAGCTATTATAAACAGCCTGAGGAACGACTTACATTATGTTGTTTGTTCCGCCCCTGTCTGGGACATAATTTATGAAGTAGTGATAACTAATAGGCAAATAAAAGAAGTACTACATACGTGTTACTTATATTAAAATAGAATTTGCATCTGCACCCAGTTTTCAGCGTACTGAAATAAATGTGACtataaatcaaatattattGTTAGTTTCTTAACTAGACTTTCAGCCAAGTAACTGCGTtacaaaaatttcacaaaaaaaaaaggagtACCAATACATATTAGTAATCTACCAAGcaatgtaacattttttaccaaTACATATGTgataacaaattattaacaGAGAAGATATTGCATTGAGCACAGGTCTCATATATTGTGGTTGTTGTTAATGTTGTTTTATCATGTCCAATTAAACTAGATTTGTAATAACAAAAACATCTGCAgccaatgaaaaaaattagctttattaaattgttcaaGAACATCAATTATGTGAAAATgctcttatttttttaacaaatcttATTGTTGTTGATTAGAAAGGTACCTATTTAACGTTGTGGTTCATTTGTACTAAATAATTACCTatttaaaagcaatttttgCAAATACGTATTTACGTATTACTTATagtaattttcattgttattcAGAGGGTTCAAACTTCAACATATTTGCATGATTTGCAActgcatacaaaatttacattgtaaaataattatcttatattttttttattgcttcttTTTACTTCTTTAAATTTCGTCGAGAATACGTAAACTCATTTCACTCTACTAATACTTTGTGAAGAGTTGCATCTTTAATAGATGCTGTGCAAAAATCTAAGCGCAATCCATACGTCAACTTTTTTTCCCTTAACAGCTTATCATGTATACACCGAGAACACAATAAGcgcataaatttttttatgtatttggTTGCGCTTGTAATGTTATCCACAAtaaaatgtacattttttattgcttcTGTAATCGGAGCAGAACCTACCTAAGCCGTGCCATACGAAGTAAAATACTACCAGAAATATTGTAACATTGAATAAATACCGGTTTGTTGTTTTGCTAATAAATTTGGCAAGTGCGCCTACGAACCCTAAAAAAGTTTACTTTATTAGTATTTATCTTGTATGAAATATCTTGAATGTTACCTGCCACTATCAAGTAAACGGGTATCAATCTACTGACGGAGCAGTTGTTAAGATTGATCCAACCGATAGTGAacatgaagaaaaaaattgtatagaGCAGGACGAGGGACGCGTTTATTCCAGCTAAAAACCAACAAAGTATTAGGTATTCAGTCGGGGCCACCCTCTTCGAGTCATTGAAGCGTGTATAGTACCAAAAAAAGTAAACGTCGAAAATTAGCATAAGACATAAACCAACTCTTGGcgcattaaatttaaattattctccCCTACACTTTCACGTGCAACATTATAAACTTCTGAATGGTCCATTTTTTTAAGACATGAATAATCGTCATTATTAGTACATCACTTACGTGGCggtttttcttttgctttctCCAGGGGCTCGCTAAATTCATCCGATTCTGAGTTTTTTTCGGCCTCTTGTTTTTCCACATCGATATCACTGTTTAgtggtttttcatccgtcatGTTGGTCATTTTTTGAGTTTCTTTCTTCGCGAGAATCACACATGCGCCGACTCACAAATCTCTTGGAATAATATGTCctctatttatattttttgcgcGGTGCTCGCGTATGTATATTTTTAGTTCTGGATATAAAGTTTGGCATGATGGTCATTGTTCGGAGGGCGATTTAAATAGTTGGCTAGGTGGATACCGACACGATCAGaatagttttttaattaaaacagttAAATTGCCATatcgttattattattattattattgataataacaccaataacaattaaaaaaaatctgttgataaaaacgataaaaaataaatttgataataCAATATAAACACACAAATTACTTGAAAAGAATACAATGGTGTATGATTTAGTGCAATATGCTCATGACTAGAGGATCCTACGCTTTTGATTCAGTCtcatttttagttagtttttcTGTTGCTTCATTGTTGGCAGTCGGTTGTGAATGTTGTGATTCAACATCCAtggtatttattttgaatagtaAGCAAAGACAACAAATGAAGCAACAAAATCCTAATAGGAGTGCTACTATAAAACCGTAGAAAATTGTCAGATAAGTAAATGCAAATAAGTAAGCAGTTTTGTTGCAATAGAGCTTCGCATTTATGGGGTCATAGCTCGGTTGAAATTCTTTATACACCCAATAAGTTcctacaaataaaatcaacagtAAGTCAGTTATTTTTAGTTACAGTACAATTTTACCtaagaagaaaaatattgtttccacGCTGTACAGTGCAGACTCTATATACACGACTTGGACATGACTCGACAGTCTATTCCTTACATAGCTTACAAATTTGGACACCAACCCAATAGCTCCTGtgataaaacaataaatgagATTGATATCTGTTGTAAACATTTAGTCGATAACTTACCTGTAGCTATCAGGAAAAGTGGAATATTTTTGTTGACAGGACATTTGTGGACATTCAAGCAGCCGACAACCAGCATGGCAAAATTTACAGCTGCCGATATTAGGAGTGTGTATTTTACCCCAGCTGAAAGAAAACCAGTTACTTGTATGTACTAAGTACTTCTTGACAAAAAATGGGACTTAATCACATTATTGCGACCTTTTTTATAGCAGTCTCAACTGTGTAATTCCTATTTTTAAACTGAAAATTATGTGATTAGTGCGGATTTCGTTAAAACAGGCAGAGTTGGAGCGTGAAATATCGCACATGTAGGTATGCGATATAAAAATGGTACTCACGTACGAGCCTCTCCCTGAGTTTTCTTATGGAGCTCCTGACGGCTGTTTGTCTGGTTTTGGGTTCATCACTTGGAGGCTGGTTATCCATCACTATCGATACGAAACTCTTCTAGCACATCGCGGTATAACAACATCCATCCACTATTTTAACATCGAGAGTACTAACTGGTCGCGCGACCATGTTTACCACGCTATTTGTGGGCGTGCTAACTTAAGCTAACCAAGGTTAAATAACACGTTGATTGTAGGTCACTCAATATTTttcatcaaattaaattcggTGCGCTACTGTTGTGGCGCTTACATTCTTCACATGAAAGAAAATGTGTTtatatccaaaaaaaaattaattacatctAATTCTGTCATTTTGTGTTATTTATAAGTTTAGTCCTTTGAAAGTGAAACTTCCGATATTTTCAGC includes the following:
- the LOC138131972 gene encoding transmembrane protein 272-like: MTNMTDEKPLNSDIDVEKQEAEKNSESDEFSEPLEKAKEKPPPGINASLVLLYTIFFFMFTIGWINLNNCSVSRLIPVYLIVAGFVGALAKFISKTTNRYLFNVTIFLVVFYFVWHGLGTYWVYKEYQPNYVEEQGTKYCDRTTYLLAFWILTLQHTLLGFIILLSGCYMLMSGDFKKK